Proteins encoded within one genomic window of Rhododendron vialii isolate Sample 1 chromosome 1a, ASM3025357v1:
- the LOC131323943 gene encoding proteinaceous RNase P 1, chloroplastic/mitochondrial-like isoform X2 — translation MAFSTSNPLQRQTQPYSSTLCKSPWTFNNSFKFHFPSPSPLTLSPPKQRPPLQPRFSPLLTLRTPCARIDATLTEKRQEIPCETSNDSNNIATSSGFSQSSANGKRVGRKTRRKSVSSVEVENPELTGATRDGDTAKRLDSSEKRGICFEFSNLFFESIRKYFEKNLTGSNGESNGKIEKGFGKQLGVNRRKKGDKKGKGKKGKGNPPEVMLKHGLDRCSKMGDVLGALILYDSARREGVRMDQSHYTILLYLCSSAATGGVQTAKSGSGGRSSSTLDPIGKVSTSDTEVLGKFVVSLDQWIDSGAMEMDYFWVLTEVGNENYDILFRLKEIGMVDNGKPNPQVKDGRNDMGIGDSESGDIKDGDNTKKLDIGASSTMIKEYALLRGFEICNRMCCNEVPMNEASFTSAARLCMALGDGDMAFFIVKQMKPRGVNPRLRSYDPALSAFCNCGDVDKAFSVEQHMLEHGVYPEEPELGALLKVSIEAGRNDKVYYLLHRFRKIVRKVSPSIAVLLEKWFTSKVASKVGKRKVDENFIREAIKNGGGGWHGQGWLGKGKWNFFRTSVGTDGLCRCCGQKLATVDLDPVETEKFAKSVASLAAQREKNSSFRQFQKWLDRCGPFEAVVDGANVGTLGKRKSKSSKQGLVEMLTRVNAVVNGVLPLLPSKKWPLIVFYHRRLTGYQLDKPVCVELIDKWKTVDALYATPTGSNDDWYWLYAAIKSKCLIVTNDEMRDHLFLLLGNDFFPRWKERHQVRFSFSDNGLVIHMPPPYSIVIQESEKGHWHIPIASEHDNEGERTWLCITRGKSPGSTQVTATMHEDNHSPGAMLVTATIHEDNHSPGATLVTAAIHEDNHSLGATQVTASMHERNHSPEATQATATIHEESQSPVYNKGSESSDTPTKTEAMPILSNDGNKNKDGDSKQQFDEFYENIKNILSTPLPSIRKDPTILPQIEAAEKLGGCVIDFEI, via the exons ATGGCCTTCTCCACCTCCAACCCTCTACAGCGCCAGACGCAACCCTACTCCAGCACTCTCTGTAAGTCTCCATGGACTTTCAACAATTCCTTCAAATTCCACTTTCCCTCTCCTTCTCCCCTCACTCTCTCACCACCTAAACAACGCCCTCCACTCCAACCACGCTTCTCACCCCTTCTTACACTTCGAACACCCTGTGCCCGCATTGACGCCACGCTGACCGAGAAACGCCAAGAAATCCCATGTGAAACCTCGAATGATAGCAATAATATAGCAACTTCATCTGGGTTTTCTCAATCTAGTGCTAATGGGAAAAGGGTAGGCAGAAAAACCCGTAGAAAGAGTGTTAGTTCAGTAGAGGTGGAAAACCCTGAACTGACTGGTGCCACAAGGGACGGGGATACGGCGAAAAGATTGGATTCTAGTGAAAAAAGGGGAATCTGTTTTGAGTTTTCTAATCTGTTTTTTGAGAGTATaaggaaatattttgagaaaaatttGACTGGAAGTAATGGGGAGAGTAATGGAAAGATTGAGAAGGGTTTTGGTAAGCAGTTGGGAGTGAATAGGAGGAAGAAAGGGGATAAGAAAGGTAAGGGTAAAAAAGGTAAGGGAAATCCGCCGGAGGTTATGTTGAAGCATGGGTTGGATAGGTGCTCCAAGATGGGAGATGTATTGGGTGCACTTATACTGTACGATTCAGCTCGGAGAGAAGGTGTAAGAATGGACCAGTCCCATTATACTATTCTGCTGTATCTTTGTTCTTCTGCAGCTACTGGTGGTGTTCAAACTGCGAAGAGTGGGAGTGGTGGTCGTAGTTCGAGTACTTTGGACCCTATTGGTAAGGTTTCTACTTCGGATACAGAAGTTTTGGGTAAATTCGTTGTATCCCTTGACCAATGGATCGATTCGGGTGCCATGGAAATGGACTATTTTTGGGTTCTAACTGAAGTAGGAAACGAGAATTATGATATACTTTTCCGTTTGAAGGAAATTGGAATGGTTGACAATGGGAAGCCAAATCCTCAGGTTAAGGATGGGAGAAACGATATGGGAATTGGTGATTCAGAAAGTGGAGATATCAAAGACGGCGATAACACAAAAAAATTAGACATTGGGGCGAGTAGTACCATGATCAAGGAGTATGCACTTTTGAGAGGATTCGAAATTTGTAATAGAATGTGCTGCAACGAGGTCCCGATGAATGAAGCAAGTTTTACATCTGCTGCTAGACTCTGTATGGCATTGGGTGACGGTGACATGGCCTTTTTTATAGTAAAGCAAATGAAGCCGCGTGGAGTAAACCCTCGATTGAGATCGTATGATCCGGCTCTGTCTGCTTTCTGTAACTGTGGAGATGTTGACAAAGCGTTTTCTGTTGAACAACACATGTTGGAGCATGGTGTATACCCAGAAGAGCCAGAACTGGGGGCTCTCTTAAAAGTAAGTATAGAAGCAGGCAGAAATGATAAAGTTTATTATTTGTTACATAGGTTTCGAAAAATTGTTCGGAAAGTTTCACCCTCTATAGCGGTTTTGCTTGAGAAATGGTTCACAAGCAAGGTAGCTTCAAAAGTAGGGAAAAGGAAAGTGGATGAAAATTTCATACGGGAAGCAATTAAAAATGGAGGTGGGGGGTGGCATGGACAAGGTTGGTTAGGTAAAGGGAAATGGAATTTTTTCCGCACGTCTGTTGGGACGGATGGCTTGTGCAGGTGTTGTGGGCAGAAGTTGGCAACAGTAGATCTTGATCCTGTAGAAACTGAAAAATTTGCCAAGTCGGTCGCATCTCTAGctgcacagagagagaaaaactcAAGCTTCCGGCAGTTTCAG aaatgGCTTGACCGATGTGGACCTTTTGAAGCAGTTGTAGATGGAGCGAATGTTGGCACTCTTGGTAAAAGGAAATCCAAATCATCGAAGCAGGGGCTGGTGGAAATGTTGACCAGG GTAAATGCTGTTGTGAATGGAGTTCTTCCGCTGCTTCCTTCGAAAAAGTGGCCACTCATTGTGTTTTATCATAGACGTCTCACTGGTTATCAGTTGGATAAACCAGTATGTGTGGAACTGATTGACAAATGGAAAACTGTTGATGCACTGTATGCCACTCCGACAGGGTCAAATGATGATTG GTACTGGCTGTATGCAGCTATAAAGAGTAAATGCTTAATTGTGACCAACGATGAGATGAGAGATCATTTATTTCTCCTTCTGGGAAATGATTTCTTCCCCAGATGGAAAGAAAGGCATCAA GTGCGCTTCAGTTTTTCTGATAATGGTCTGGTGATCCACATGCCGCCTCCTTACTCTATTGTAATTCAG GAGTCAGAGAAAGGTCACTGGCATATTCCAATTGCTTCAGAGCATGACAATGAAGGGGAAAGAACATGGTTATGTATTACACGTGGTAAGTCACCTGGGTCAACACAAGTAACTGCTACCATGCATGAAGATAATCACTCACCTGGTGCAATGCTTGTAACTGCTACCATACATGAAGACAATCACTCACCTGGTGCAACACTTGTAACTGCTGCCATACATGAAGACAATCACTCACTTGGGGCAACACAAGTAACTGCTTCCATGCATGAACGTAATCACTCGCCTGAGGCAACGCAAGCAACTGCTACCATACACGAAG AATCGCAATCTCCAGTCTACAATAAAGGAAGTGAAAGCTCAGACACTCCAACCAAAACTGAGGCAATGCCAATACTATCTAATGATGGCAACAAAAATAAAGACGGCGACTCTAAACAGCAGTTTGATGAATTTTACGAGAATATCAAAAATATATTATCAACACCCTTGCCCTCAATCCGAAAGGATCCAACAATCCTGCCA
- the LOC131323943 gene encoding proteinaceous RNase P 1, chloroplastic/mitochondrial-like isoform X3, with protein sequence MAFSTSNPLQRQTQPYSSTLCKSPWTFNNSFKFHFPSPSPLTLSPPKQRPPLQPRFSPLLTLRTPCARIDATLTEKRQEIPCETSNDSNNIATSSGFSQSSANGKRVGRKTRRKSVSSVEVENPELTGATRDGDTAKRLDSSEKRGICFEFSNLFFESIRKYFEKNLTGSNGESNGKIEKGFGKQLGVNRRKKGDKKGKGKKGKGNPPEVMLKHGLDRCSKMGDVLGALILYDSARREGVRMDQSHYTILLYLCSSAATGGVQTAKSGSGGRSSSTLDPIGKVSTSDTEVLGKFVVSLDQWIDSGAMEMDYFWVLTEVGNENYDILFRLKEIGMVDNGKPNPQVKDGRNDMGIGDSESGDIKDGDNTKKLDIGASSTMIKEYALLRGFEICNRMCCNEVPMNEASFTSAARLCMALGDGDMAFFIVKQMKPRGVNPRLRSYDPALSAFCNCGDVDKAFSVEQHMLEHGVYPEEPELGALLKVSIEAGRNDKVYYLLHRFRKIVRKVSPSIAVLLEKWFTSKVASKVGKRKVDENFIREAIKNGGGGWHGQGWLGKGKWNFFRTSVGTDGLCRCCGQKLATVDLDPVETEKFAKSVASLAAQREKNSSFRQFQKWLDRCGPFEAVVDGANVGTLGKRKSKSSKQGLVEMLTRVNAVVNGVLPLLPSKKWPLIVFYHRRLTGYQLDKPVCVELIDKWKTVDALYATPTGSNDDWYWLYAAIKSKCLIVTNDEMRDHLFLLLGNDFFPRWKERHQVRFSFSDNGLVIHMPPPYSIVIQESEKGHWHIPIASEHDNEGERTWLCITRGKSPGSTQVTATMHEDNHSPGAMLVTATIHEDNHSPGATLVTAAIHEDNHSLGATQVTASMHERNHSPEATQATATIHEGNHSPEATQATATLHEVYQLLWLVNDLVSIFFSRKERDALSLLSDQNVSVQAHRSLMLVDDLR encoded by the exons ATGGCCTTCTCCACCTCCAACCCTCTACAGCGCCAGACGCAACCCTACTCCAGCACTCTCTGTAAGTCTCCATGGACTTTCAACAATTCCTTCAAATTCCACTTTCCCTCTCCTTCTCCCCTCACTCTCTCACCACCTAAACAACGCCCTCCACTCCAACCACGCTTCTCACCCCTTCTTACACTTCGAACACCCTGTGCCCGCATTGACGCCACGCTGACCGAGAAACGCCAAGAAATCCCATGTGAAACCTCGAATGATAGCAATAATATAGCAACTTCATCTGGGTTTTCTCAATCTAGTGCTAATGGGAAAAGGGTAGGCAGAAAAACCCGTAGAAAGAGTGTTAGTTCAGTAGAGGTGGAAAACCCTGAACTGACTGGTGCCACAAGGGACGGGGATACGGCGAAAAGATTGGATTCTAGTGAAAAAAGGGGAATCTGTTTTGAGTTTTCTAATCTGTTTTTTGAGAGTATaaggaaatattttgagaaaaatttGACTGGAAGTAATGGGGAGAGTAATGGAAAGATTGAGAAGGGTTTTGGTAAGCAGTTGGGAGTGAATAGGAGGAAGAAAGGGGATAAGAAAGGTAAGGGTAAAAAAGGTAAGGGAAATCCGCCGGAGGTTATGTTGAAGCATGGGTTGGATAGGTGCTCCAAGATGGGAGATGTATTGGGTGCACTTATACTGTACGATTCAGCTCGGAGAGAAGGTGTAAGAATGGACCAGTCCCATTATACTATTCTGCTGTATCTTTGTTCTTCTGCAGCTACTGGTGGTGTTCAAACTGCGAAGAGTGGGAGTGGTGGTCGTAGTTCGAGTACTTTGGACCCTATTGGTAAGGTTTCTACTTCGGATACAGAAGTTTTGGGTAAATTCGTTGTATCCCTTGACCAATGGATCGATTCGGGTGCCATGGAAATGGACTATTTTTGGGTTCTAACTGAAGTAGGAAACGAGAATTATGATATACTTTTCCGTTTGAAGGAAATTGGAATGGTTGACAATGGGAAGCCAAATCCTCAGGTTAAGGATGGGAGAAACGATATGGGAATTGGTGATTCAGAAAGTGGAGATATCAAAGACGGCGATAACACAAAAAAATTAGACATTGGGGCGAGTAGTACCATGATCAAGGAGTATGCACTTTTGAGAGGATTCGAAATTTGTAATAGAATGTGCTGCAACGAGGTCCCGATGAATGAAGCAAGTTTTACATCTGCTGCTAGACTCTGTATGGCATTGGGTGACGGTGACATGGCCTTTTTTATAGTAAAGCAAATGAAGCCGCGTGGAGTAAACCCTCGATTGAGATCGTATGATCCGGCTCTGTCTGCTTTCTGTAACTGTGGAGATGTTGACAAAGCGTTTTCTGTTGAACAACACATGTTGGAGCATGGTGTATACCCAGAAGAGCCAGAACTGGGGGCTCTCTTAAAAGTAAGTATAGAAGCAGGCAGAAATGATAAAGTTTATTATTTGTTACATAGGTTTCGAAAAATTGTTCGGAAAGTTTCACCCTCTATAGCGGTTTTGCTTGAGAAATGGTTCACAAGCAAGGTAGCTTCAAAAGTAGGGAAAAGGAAAGTGGATGAAAATTTCATACGGGAAGCAATTAAAAATGGAGGTGGGGGGTGGCATGGACAAGGTTGGTTAGGTAAAGGGAAATGGAATTTTTTCCGCACGTCTGTTGGGACGGATGGCTTGTGCAGGTGTTGTGGGCAGAAGTTGGCAACAGTAGATCTTGATCCTGTAGAAACTGAAAAATTTGCCAAGTCGGTCGCATCTCTAGctgcacagagagagaaaaactcAAGCTTCCGGCAGTTTCAG aaatgGCTTGACCGATGTGGACCTTTTGAAGCAGTTGTAGATGGAGCGAATGTTGGCACTCTTGGTAAAAGGAAATCCAAATCATCGAAGCAGGGGCTGGTGGAAATGTTGACCAGG GTAAATGCTGTTGTGAATGGAGTTCTTCCGCTGCTTCCTTCGAAAAAGTGGCCACTCATTGTGTTTTATCATAGACGTCTCACTGGTTATCAGTTGGATAAACCAGTATGTGTGGAACTGATTGACAAATGGAAAACTGTTGATGCACTGTATGCCACTCCGACAGGGTCAAATGATGATTG GTACTGGCTGTATGCAGCTATAAAGAGTAAATGCTTAATTGTGACCAACGATGAGATGAGAGATCATTTATTTCTCCTTCTGGGAAATGATTTCTTCCCCAGATGGAAAGAAAGGCATCAA GTGCGCTTCAGTTTTTCTGATAATGGTCTGGTGATCCACATGCCGCCTCCTTACTCTATTGTAATTCAG GAGTCAGAGAAAGGTCACTGGCATATTCCAATTGCTTCAGAGCATGACAATGAAGGGGAAAGAACATGGTTATGTATTACACGTGGTAAGTCACCTGGGTCAACACAAGTAACTGCTACCATGCATGAAGATAATCACTCACCTGGTGCAATGCTTGTAACTGCTACCATACATGAAGACAATCACTCACCTGGTGCAACACTTGTAACTGCTGCCATACATGAAGACAATCACTCACTTGGGGCAACACAAGTAACTGCTTCCATGCATGAACGTAATCACTCGCCTGAGGCAACGCAAGCAACTGCTACCATACACGAAGGTAACCACTCGCCTGAAGCAACACAAGCAACTGCTACCTTACATGAAG
- the LOC131323943 gene encoding uncharacterized protein LOC131323943 isoform X1, with the protein MAFSTSNPLQRQTQPYSSTLCKSPWTFNNSFKFHFPSPSPLTLSPPKQRPPLQPRFSPLLTLRTPCARIDATLTEKRQEIPCETSNDSNNIATSSGFSQSSANGKRVGRKTRRKSVSSVEVENPELTGATRDGDTAKRLDSSEKRGICFEFSNLFFESIRKYFEKNLTGSNGESNGKIEKGFGKQLGVNRRKKGDKKGKGKKGKGNPPEVMLKHGLDRCSKMGDVLGALILYDSARREGVRMDQSHYTILLYLCSSAATGGVQTAKSGSGGRSSSTLDPIGKVSTSDTEVLGKFVVSLDQWIDSGAMEMDYFWVLTEVGNENYDILFRLKEIGMVDNGKPNPQVKDGRNDMGIGDSESGDIKDGDNTKKLDIGASSTMIKEYALLRGFEICNRMCCNEVPMNEASFTSAARLCMALGDGDMAFFIVKQMKPRGVNPRLRSYDPALSAFCNCGDVDKAFSVEQHMLEHGVYPEEPELGALLKVSIEAGRNDKVYYLLHRFRKIVRKVSPSIAVLLEKWFTSKVASKVGKRKVDENFIREAIKNGGGGWHGQGWLGKGKWNFFRTSVGTDGLCRCCGQKLATVDLDPVETEKFAKSVASLAAQREKNSSFRQFQKWLDRCGPFEAVVDGANVGTLGKRKSKSSKQGLVEMLTRVNAVVNGVLPLLPSKKWPLIVFYHRRLTGYQLDKPVCVELIDKWKTVDALYATPTGSNDDWYWLYAAIKSKCLIVTNDEMRDHLFLLLGNDFFPRWKERHQVRFSFSDNGLVIHMPPPYSIVIQESEKGHWHIPIASEHDNEGERTWLCITRGKSPGSTQVTATMHEDNHSPGAMLVTATIHEDNHSPGATLVTAAIHEDNHSLGATQVTASMHERNHSPEATQATATIHEGNHSPEATQATATLHEESQSPVYNKGSESSDTPTKTEAMPILSNDGNKNKDGDSKQQFDEFYENIKNILSTPLPSIRKDPTILPQIEAAEKLGGCVIDFEI; encoded by the exons ATGGCCTTCTCCACCTCCAACCCTCTACAGCGCCAGACGCAACCCTACTCCAGCACTCTCTGTAAGTCTCCATGGACTTTCAACAATTCCTTCAAATTCCACTTTCCCTCTCCTTCTCCCCTCACTCTCTCACCACCTAAACAACGCCCTCCACTCCAACCACGCTTCTCACCCCTTCTTACACTTCGAACACCCTGTGCCCGCATTGACGCCACGCTGACCGAGAAACGCCAAGAAATCCCATGTGAAACCTCGAATGATAGCAATAATATAGCAACTTCATCTGGGTTTTCTCAATCTAGTGCTAATGGGAAAAGGGTAGGCAGAAAAACCCGTAGAAAGAGTGTTAGTTCAGTAGAGGTGGAAAACCCTGAACTGACTGGTGCCACAAGGGACGGGGATACGGCGAAAAGATTGGATTCTAGTGAAAAAAGGGGAATCTGTTTTGAGTTTTCTAATCTGTTTTTTGAGAGTATaaggaaatattttgagaaaaatttGACTGGAAGTAATGGGGAGAGTAATGGAAAGATTGAGAAGGGTTTTGGTAAGCAGTTGGGAGTGAATAGGAGGAAGAAAGGGGATAAGAAAGGTAAGGGTAAAAAAGGTAAGGGAAATCCGCCGGAGGTTATGTTGAAGCATGGGTTGGATAGGTGCTCCAAGATGGGAGATGTATTGGGTGCACTTATACTGTACGATTCAGCTCGGAGAGAAGGTGTAAGAATGGACCAGTCCCATTATACTATTCTGCTGTATCTTTGTTCTTCTGCAGCTACTGGTGGTGTTCAAACTGCGAAGAGTGGGAGTGGTGGTCGTAGTTCGAGTACTTTGGACCCTATTGGTAAGGTTTCTACTTCGGATACAGAAGTTTTGGGTAAATTCGTTGTATCCCTTGACCAATGGATCGATTCGGGTGCCATGGAAATGGACTATTTTTGGGTTCTAACTGAAGTAGGAAACGAGAATTATGATATACTTTTCCGTTTGAAGGAAATTGGAATGGTTGACAATGGGAAGCCAAATCCTCAGGTTAAGGATGGGAGAAACGATATGGGAATTGGTGATTCAGAAAGTGGAGATATCAAAGACGGCGATAACACAAAAAAATTAGACATTGGGGCGAGTAGTACCATGATCAAGGAGTATGCACTTTTGAGAGGATTCGAAATTTGTAATAGAATGTGCTGCAACGAGGTCCCGATGAATGAAGCAAGTTTTACATCTGCTGCTAGACTCTGTATGGCATTGGGTGACGGTGACATGGCCTTTTTTATAGTAAAGCAAATGAAGCCGCGTGGAGTAAACCCTCGATTGAGATCGTATGATCCGGCTCTGTCTGCTTTCTGTAACTGTGGAGATGTTGACAAAGCGTTTTCTGTTGAACAACACATGTTGGAGCATGGTGTATACCCAGAAGAGCCAGAACTGGGGGCTCTCTTAAAAGTAAGTATAGAAGCAGGCAGAAATGATAAAGTTTATTATTTGTTACATAGGTTTCGAAAAATTGTTCGGAAAGTTTCACCCTCTATAGCGGTTTTGCTTGAGAAATGGTTCACAAGCAAGGTAGCTTCAAAAGTAGGGAAAAGGAAAGTGGATGAAAATTTCATACGGGAAGCAATTAAAAATGGAGGTGGGGGGTGGCATGGACAAGGTTGGTTAGGTAAAGGGAAATGGAATTTTTTCCGCACGTCTGTTGGGACGGATGGCTTGTGCAGGTGTTGTGGGCAGAAGTTGGCAACAGTAGATCTTGATCCTGTAGAAACTGAAAAATTTGCCAAGTCGGTCGCATCTCTAGctgcacagagagagaaaaactcAAGCTTCCGGCAGTTTCAG aaatgGCTTGACCGATGTGGACCTTTTGAAGCAGTTGTAGATGGAGCGAATGTTGGCACTCTTGGTAAAAGGAAATCCAAATCATCGAAGCAGGGGCTGGTGGAAATGTTGACCAGG GTAAATGCTGTTGTGAATGGAGTTCTTCCGCTGCTTCCTTCGAAAAAGTGGCCACTCATTGTGTTTTATCATAGACGTCTCACTGGTTATCAGTTGGATAAACCAGTATGTGTGGAACTGATTGACAAATGGAAAACTGTTGATGCACTGTATGCCACTCCGACAGGGTCAAATGATGATTG GTACTGGCTGTATGCAGCTATAAAGAGTAAATGCTTAATTGTGACCAACGATGAGATGAGAGATCATTTATTTCTCCTTCTGGGAAATGATTTCTTCCCCAGATGGAAAGAAAGGCATCAA GTGCGCTTCAGTTTTTCTGATAATGGTCTGGTGATCCACATGCCGCCTCCTTACTCTATTGTAATTCAG GAGTCAGAGAAAGGTCACTGGCATATTCCAATTGCTTCAGAGCATGACAATGAAGGGGAAAGAACATGGTTATGTATTACACGTGGTAAGTCACCTGGGTCAACACAAGTAACTGCTACCATGCATGAAGATAATCACTCACCTGGTGCAATGCTTGTAACTGCTACCATACATGAAGACAATCACTCACCTGGTGCAACACTTGTAACTGCTGCCATACATGAAGACAATCACTCACTTGGGGCAACACAAGTAACTGCTTCCATGCATGAACGTAATCACTCGCCTGAGGCAACGCAAGCAACTGCTACCATACACGAAGGTAACCACTCGCCTGAAGCAACACAAGCAACTGCTACCTTACATGAAG AATCGCAATCTCCAGTCTACAATAAAGGAAGTGAAAGCTCAGACACTCCAACCAAAACTGAGGCAATGCCAATACTATCTAATGATGGCAACAAAAATAAAGACGGCGACTCTAAACAGCAGTTTGATGAATTTTACGAGAATATCAAAAATATATTATCAACACCCTTGCCCTCAATCCGAAAGGATCCAACAATCCTGCCA